The Proteus terrae subsp. cibarius genome contains the following window.
TTCTAGAAAAAAATAATAAAAATATGGAAAACATTATTTATTTCTCTCTCAATATAAAAAATAGGCTAAGACAATTTTCATTTAACAATCTCTTAAAAACGATTAATGAAATTGATACTGAAATACAGACAGGAACAATTAACGATAAATTAAAAAGTAAATTAGAAGAAGAAAGAAATGAAATATTTAATATACTTTTTAGTGAGATAGATGAAACAGTAAATGCGATTAACCAACACAACCAATATCTTTCATTTGAAATTAAAGAGTTAAAAAATAAATTTATCACCAATAAGATAACACCTCTTATTTATGATAAGGAAAATAATATAAAAAAAATTACGGATGAAATTATTACTTTAGAGCATCAATCTGAGGAGACCAAAGAAGAACTTGATATTATACGTGAAAGTGAAGATATTTTGCATAGAAAAAACTTTTTTGATCTTTTTAAAAACTCAATACCCCAACCCTCAGAAATTAATAAACTTAATATTGAAACACAAGAAAAAAACATTTTATCTTCCTTGGTGAAAATACTAAATAATTTGTTCTCTACATTAGATTATGGTTTTTCTTATAATAAAATAGTTGAAACTCGACATCAACTTACTACACTTTATCTGATGCAGATGAAAAAAATTCATCAGTTAAAAAAAGAGCAGCAAAATACACTTTTAAACTTAAAGCACCATTATAAACTCGTAGATATTGATTACTTTCTTCATATCTTAATTAAGCAATTAGAGTTTTTATCTGAATACTGGAGAGAAGTTATTTTGCTAATACTCACACTAAAAAATAATCAGTTATTAAATAAAGATATTATCATTCCTATTTTTTCATTCTTAGATGGTTTCTCTTTATATTATGAAGAAGTCGAAAAGATAAAAAATCCTCAGGAATAACTAAAAAAAACGGCTCTTTAATAAAGAGCCGTTTTACTATCTTAGTATCTAATAATATCGATTAATTTACTACTGGAGCAATAATCGCAAAATTAGTTAATTCAATAAGTGGTTGTGGCCATACACCTAATGCAATAACAACAATTGCACAGATTAATGCAACAAATGTTGCCATATTTTGTGATGTTGTTGAAATAGCTGGCGTATTGTCATTGTCTGGTTTGCGCAAGAAGACAATAGCCGCAGCACGTAGGTAGTAGAATAAGCCAATCGCACTACCTAACACAACCATACCTGTTAACCACCATAAGCTTGAGCTGATACCTGCAATGATGACATACAGTTTACCAATGAAGCCTAATGTAATTGGTACACCTGCTAGTGATAACATCATCAGCGACATCACCACAGCAACCACAGGACGACGCCAGAATAATCCGCGGTAATCTTCCAGTGAATCCATTTCGCTTTCACGATAAGGACTTGAAGCTACTGCAATAGCACCAAACGCCCCTAAGCTTGCAAACAAGTAACCCGCTAAATAAATTTCAGCTGTTTCTTGTGCTAATACAGGGCTGTATTGCAATACAATTAATGCCACTAGCAGATAACCAAGGTGCGATACTGAAGAGTAACCCAGTAAGCGCTTTACGCTCTTTTGCGTTAACGCCATGATGTTACCAAATAAGATAGAGGCAATTGCCATAAAACCTAAGATCATTCGTAAGGTTTCACTATCCGCAGCGGGTGCTTCAAGGAATAAACGCATAACAACAGCAAAAATACCAATCTTACTTGCCGTTGCTAAGAACGCACCTGTTGGTGCTGGTGCGCCTTGGTAAACATCGGGCGTCCACAGTTGGAATGGGAATAAAGATAATTTAAAGCCAATTCCCACTAACATCATACCTAAACCTGCGAGCACTAATGGTTTATGGATATTGCTATCACTTAAACTCTGTCCCATCGCGGTAAAGGAGAGGTTTCCTGCTTCTGCATAGAGAAGTGCCATACCAAACAGTAAGAAAGAAGATGCTGCTGCTGAAAGCAACATATATTTAATGCCTGCTTCCAAAGAAGGGCGTTGTTGGAATGCATAACCAATAAGACCAAACAGCGGTAATGTCAGTAATTCAATACCAATAAACATCGATGCGAAGTGGTGAGCAGATGAGAGTAAAATCCCCCCAATGACCGCAATCGCAATCAGCAAGTAAAACTCTTCTTTGTTATCTTGATAGCCTTCTAACCATGGATAAGCAAAAGCGATAGTGCCAATACCAGAAAGGATCACTAGTGCAGTAAAGAAGCTAGAGTATCCATCAACATGATAAAGCGTGGTAACGTCCACTACGCCTAATGCATTAACGTAATAGAGTGATCCTAACGCAATAATGAAACCCGTTGCTGTCAAAGTGGCAATGATGAAATGATCGCGTCGCCACGCAATGGACAGCATCACAACCACCACCGTCAATCCGACGATTAATAGCGGTAGCATTGCGATCAATTGTTCAGGAGTTATTGTCATGGCGAATTACGGCCTTACTGTTGAAATAGAAGCGGAATACCAAGTCTGGAGATTTTCCATCGCTGATATTGATGTGTCTAATACTGGTTGTGGGAAGAAGCCCAAAATAGCCAGTAAAACAACCAATGTGATCAGGATAAAGAATTCTCTCAGATCCAACCCTTTATAGGTTCTCTCAGCTGTTTTCGGTGAACCGTAGTAAGCCTGTTGCATCATCCACAGTGCGTAAACAGATGCAAAGACTAAACCAAAGACCGAAATAATCGTGATCAGCTTAAAGTTGCCATAAGTACCAAACAGGATCATAAACTCACCGACGAAGTTACCTGTTCCCGGCATACCTAAAGAGGCAACCGCAAAGAACAATGAAAACGCCGGTAAGAAGCGGATGCTTTTCCACAATCCACCCATTTGGTTCATATCACGCGTACCTAAACGCTCATACAGCATGCCACACATGATAAACAGACCTGCTGCTGACAAACCATTAGTGATCATTTGAATAATCGCACCTTGGTAAGCCAATACAGAGCCGGCATAAATCGCAATCACGATAAAGCCCATGTGAGAAATACTACTGTAAGCCGCAAGACGTTTAATATCTGTCTGACGAAATGCCAGTAATGCTGCATAGAATACGGTAATTAAACCTAACCACATCGCCACAGGAGCTAATAACGCTGACGCTTCTGGGAAGAGCGGTAAGTTAAAACGTAATAGACCGTAAGCCGCTGTTTTTAGCAAAATACCTGATAAGTCAACAGAGCCTGCTGTTGGTGCTTCTGCGTGAGCATCCGCTAACCAACCATGTACAGGAACAATTGGCATTTTCACTGCAAATGCAGCAAAGAAACCTAACATCAGGATAAATTGTAGTTCAGAGCTTAAAACAGTATGTGCTTGTAATAAGGTATCGTAGTTAAACGTCCAAATACCTGTTTCGCGGTAGAAAGCCACCGCAAGACCGATAATGGCCAGCAACATTAACAGGCCACTTGCCTGTGTATAGATAAAGAATTTTGTTGCCGCACTAACATGTTTTTTATCGCTACTTCCTTTGTGTCCCCATAAAGAAATCAGGAAATACATTGGGATCAACATCATTTCCCAAAAGAAGAAGAATAAGAACAGGTCAGTTGCTAAAAATACCCCCATCACACCTGCTAAGATCCACAGCAGATTAAAATGGAAAGCACCTTGTGATGGCTGATTTTCACTCCACGATGAAAGTACCGCTAAGATACCTAAAATCGCGGTTAATACCGTCATCAGTAATGACATACCATCAAGTGCAAATTGGATATTAATCCCTAAAGCAGGGATCCACGGCACAAAGTAATACTCTGTCCAGCGTGGCGCTCCATCAGCACTAAGTAGTTGATAATCGCCCTGCAACCAAAGTTGCACAGAAATAACGAGTGTTAATCCCATCGTCAGCAACGCAACCCAGCGAGGGACTTGCGAGCCGATTCGTTCAGCCTGCCAACTTAGCAGGCCACCGATGAAGGGAATAAGTATTAGCCAGGGTAATAACATGGCGCAATGTGTCCCTTAATTAAACCAGAAGCAGCAGAGCGATGACCAGCACTGCACCTAAACCGAGAGAAGCCGCATACCAACGCGCTAATCCATTTTCACTGAAACTTAATCCTTTATTGGTGCCTTTAAGCAGACTACCGAATAGATTAAAGAATTGGTTAACAGGATCATTTTGGATAAGCCACGCCGCCCCTTTATAAGGTTTGACAAACAGCACTTCATACAGCGCATCGAATCCCCAAGCATGGAACCACCATGTTGAGAAGAAACGACCCGTACGAGTATTGGCAACCTTAGAAACACATTGACGCTGTTTCAGGTATAACCATGCCGCAATGGCAACGCCTACTATCGCTACCACACCAGAAAGAACTTCTAATACATATTTACCATCGTGCGATGCATTTCCTTCAGGGAAAACAGCACCTAGCGGTTGAGTTATTAACGCACCGATAAATGTGGATAACAGTGCTAATACCGCTAATGGGAAAGTATGAGTAAACCCTTTAACTTGGTGTGCTTCGGTTTTGGTTTCACCATGGAATACGATGAAAATCAAACGGAAGGTATAAAGTGATGTAAATAACGCACCAACTAAACCTGCAAGCATTAAGTTAAAATGCCCGTTTGAATACGCACCCCATAAGATTTCATCTTTACTGAAGAACCCAGCTGTTAACAGTGGTAATGCCGCTAATGCGCCACCACCAATAAGGAAACAGGCATAAACAAATGGGATCTTCTTACGTAACCCGCCCATCTTAAAGATATTCTGTTCGTGGTGGCAGGCGATAATCACCGAGCCTGCTGATAAGAACAGTAATGCTTTAAAGAAAGCGTGAGTCATTAAGTGGAAAATTGCCGCATCCCATGCTTGAGCGCCTAAAGCCAAGAACATATAACCAATTTGGCTCATGGTTGAATAAGCAAGAATACGTTTGATATCTGTTTGTACTAAAGCTGCAAAGCCCGCTAACACTAATGTGACTGCACCGATAATTCCGACCAATTCCAGTACTTCTGGTGCCATTAAGAATAGTGCATTGCTACGTGCGACTAAGTACACACCCGCCGTGACCATGGTTGCGGCGTGAATTAATGCAGATACCGGTGTTGGACCTGCCATTGCATCGGCTAACCAAGTTTGTAATGGAAGCTGTGCTGATTTACCTACTGCACCGCCTAATACCATCAACATTGCCCAGTTAATGACGCTTGACCCCGTGGCTAATTGCTCAGGAGCAAGTGCTGCCATTTCACGGAAGCTCAATGTACCTAATTGGTCAAACAGGATAAACATACCGATAGCTAAGAACACATCACCGATACGCGTTACGATAAACGCTTTCATCGCAGCTGCGCCATTAGCCGGATTGCTATAATAGAAACCAATTAACAGATAACTACATAAACCAACCCCTTCCCAACCCATATACATCAGCATCATATTATCAGCCAGTACTAAGACGACCATACTTACGATAAATAAGTTGGTATAAGCAAAGAAACGAGAATACCCTTCTTCGCCACGCATATACCAAGATGCATACATATGAATAAGGAAGCCAACACCAGTGATAACACCCAGCATTGTTAATGAAAGACCATCAAGAACCAGCGTAAATGGAATATTAAAATTTCCTGCTGACATCCAGTTCCATAAAGTCAGAACATAGATTTCTTGCCCGTTAGCAAAGAAATCCATACCTGCCCAAAGTGCGACAAGAGCAGATAAACCCACAGAACCTGTACCAATCCATGCTGATACGTTTTCAGACCAACGACCACGTGAGAAAGCGAGCAATAAGAATCCCAGCAGTGGTAGCAGAATGGTTAAATAGAGTATATTCATCCGCGCATCTCACTGACTGTATCAATATTGATATTTTGGCGATGTCTATGAAGCTGTAATAACAATGCCAGACCAATACTTGCCTCTGCCGCTGCCAAGCTGATTGCCAGAATATACATTATCTGACCATCCGTTTGGCCCCAAAAGCTACCACCAACAACAAATGCCAGCGCAGCCGCATTAATCATAATTTCTAGTCCGATCAACATAAACAACAGGTTGCGGCGAAGTACTAAGCAGGTAAAACCTAACACAAACAGTACCGCAGCCAAGATCAAACCATGTTGAAGAGGTATCATTTTTGCTCCCCTGCGTTTTCGTTTTCGACGAGATCGTCATGGCTCTGATCACGACCAATGTGATAAGCAACTATTAGTCCAGACAACAGAAGAACAGATGCTAACTCAACAGCCAGAATATAAGGTCCAAATAAGCTAATACCGACCTCTTTCGCGCCAATCACTTCTCCAGCAATTTCGCCGTGAGTGACACTACTAATTGCATAAATAAGCACGACTAATAGCATCAGAGATAAAAGTGCAGGACCAATCCAAAACTTCGGTTGTAGCCATTTTTTCTCTTGATCAACGACGGATTTACCTAAATTGAGCATCATCACCACGAAAACGAACAACACCATAATGGCGCCAGCGTAAACGATGATTTCTAATGCACCAGCAAAATAGGCACCTAACGAGAAGAAAACCACAGAGAGCGCAATCAATGAAATCACTAAGTACAGCAGTGCGTGTACTGGATTGGTATGAGTGATAACTCTCAATGTTGCAAGGATGGCAATCAGCCCCGCGATGTAAAATGCAAATTCCATGAATATCGCTCCTTACGGTAACAGGCTTTTGACATCGATAGGTTTAGCTTCATCATCCGCATCACCTTTGTCTTTGCCGTTAATCGCCATACCTGTTTTACGGTAAAAG
Protein-coding sequences here:
- the nuoM gene encoding NADH-quinone oxidoreductase subunit M, with product MLLPWLILIPFIGGLLSWQAERIGSQVPRWVALLTMGLTLVISVQLWLQGDYQLLSADGAPRWTEYYFVPWIPALGINIQFALDGMSLLMTVLTAILGILAVLSSWSENQPSQGAFHFNLLWILAGVMGVFLATDLFLFFFFWEMMLIPMYFLISLWGHKGSSDKKHVSAATKFFIYTQASGLLMLLAIIGLAVAFYRETGIWTFNYDTLLQAHTVLSSELQFILMLGFFAAFAVKMPIVPVHGWLADAHAEAPTAGSVDLSGILLKTAAYGLLRFNLPLFPEASALLAPVAMWLGLITVFYAALLAFRQTDIKRLAAYSSISHMGFIVIAIYAGSVLAYQGAIIQMITNGLSAAGLFIMCGMLYERLGTRDMNQMGGLWKSIRFLPAFSLFFAVASLGMPGTGNFVGEFMILFGTYGNFKLITIISVFGLVFASVYALWMMQQAYYGSPKTAERTYKGLDLREFFILITLVVLLAILGFFPQPVLDTSISAMENLQTWYSASISTVRP
- a CDS encoding alpha-xenorhabdolysin family binary toxin subunit B, which produces MNNHKNPIKLNAPFEHSKLFHAYRNILYLSSSKCYMSHALEEEITKLLEKNNKNMENIIYFSLNIKNRLRQFSFNNLLKTINEIDTEIQTGTINDKLKSKLEEERNEIFNILFSEIDETVNAINQHNQYLSFEIKELKNKFITNKITPLIYDKENNIKKITDEIITLEHQSEETKEELDIIRESEDILHRKNFFDLFKNSIPQPSEINKLNIETQEKNILSSLVKILNNLFSTLDYGFSYNKIVETRHQLTTLYLMQMKKIHQLKKEQQNTLLNLKHHYKLVDIDYFLHILIKQLEFLSEYWREVILLILTLKNNQLLNKDIIIPIFSFLDGFSLYYEEVEKIKNPQE
- the nuoJ gene encoding NADH-quinone oxidoreductase subunit J yields the protein MEFAFYIAGLIAILATLRVITHTNPVHALLYLVISLIALSVVFFSLGAYFAGALEIIVYAGAIMVLFVFVVMMLNLGKSVVDQEKKWLQPKFWIGPALLSLMLLVVLIYAISSVTHGEIAGEVIGAKEVGISLFGPYILAVELASVLLLSGLIVAYHIGRDQSHDDLVENENAGEQK
- the nuoK gene encoding NADH-quinone oxidoreductase subunit NuoK gives rise to the protein MIPLQHGLILAAVLFVLGFTCLVLRRNLLFMLIGLEIMINAAALAFVVGGSFWGQTDGQIMYILAISLAAAEASIGLALLLQLHRHRQNINIDTVSEMRG
- the nuoL gene encoding NADH-quinone oxidoreductase subunit L codes for the protein MNILYLTILLPLLGFLLLAFSRGRWSENVSAWIGTGSVGLSALVALWAGMDFFANGQEIYVLTLWNWMSAGNFNIPFTLVLDGLSLTMLGVITGVGFLIHMYASWYMRGEEGYSRFFAYTNLFIVSMVVLVLADNMMLMYMGWEGVGLCSYLLIGFYYSNPANGAAAMKAFIVTRIGDVFLAIGMFILFDQLGTLSFREMAALAPEQLATGSSVINWAMLMVLGGAVGKSAQLPLQTWLADAMAGPTPVSALIHAATMVTAGVYLVARSNALFLMAPEVLELVGIIGAVTLVLAGFAALVQTDIKRILAYSTMSQIGYMFLALGAQAWDAAIFHLMTHAFFKALLFLSAGSVIIACHHEQNIFKMGGLRKKIPFVYACFLIGGGALAALPLLTAGFFSKDEILWGAYSNGHFNLMLAGLVGALFTSLYTFRLIFIVFHGETKTEAHQVKGFTHTFPLAVLALLSTFIGALITQPLGAVFPEGNASHDGKYVLEVLSGVVAIVGVAIAAWLYLKQRQCVSKVANTRTGRFFSTWWFHAWGFDALYEVLFVKPYKGAAWLIQNDPVNQFFNLFGSLLKGTNKGLSFSENGLARWYAASLGLGAVLVIALLLLV
- the nuoN gene encoding NADH-quinone oxidoreductase subunit NuoN codes for the protein MTITPEQLIAMLPLLIVGLTVVVVMLSIAWRRDHFIIATLTATGFIIALGSLYYVNALGVVDVTTLYHVDGYSSFFTALVILSGIGTIAFAYPWLEGYQDNKEEFYLLIAIAVIGGILLSSAHHFASMFIGIELLTLPLFGLIGYAFQQRPSLEAGIKYMLLSAAASSFLLFGMALLYAEAGNLSFTAMGQSLSDSNIHKPLVLAGLGMMLVGIGFKLSLFPFQLWTPDVYQGAPAPTGAFLATASKIGIFAVVMRLFLEAPAADSETLRMILGFMAIASILFGNIMALTQKSVKRLLGYSSVSHLGYLLVALIVLQYSPVLAQETAEIYLAGYLFASLGAFGAIAVASSPYRESEMDSLEDYRGLFWRRPVVAVVMSLMMLSLAGVPITLGFIGKLYVIIAGISSSLWWLTGMVVLGSAIGLFYYLRAAAIVFLRKPDNDNTPAISTTSQNMATFVALICAIVVIALGVWPQPLIELTNFAIIAPVVN